A window of Desulfovibrio sp. genomic DNA:
ATTACAATGGGTATTCGCCAGACTGTGGGCCTGTTTGTGCATCCACTGATAGGCGCTACAGGCATGAGCATCACTGAAATGAGCATGGCCCTGGCTATCGGTCAATTGATGTGGGGGGTGTTTCAGCCATTATTTGGGGCTTGGGCCGACAAGAGGGGGCCGCTTCCTGTACTGCTGACAGGCGCGCTGCTTTTGTGCTTGGGGCAGATATGCACGCTTCAGGCGGGATCTTTCTGGAGCATGACACTTGCACAAGGGGTATTAAGCCCGGCCGGGGCGGCTGCGGGCAGCTTTTCCATACTCATAGGCATTGTGGCTGGGCGTTTGCCAGAAGACAAGCGTTCTGTGGCCAGCGGCATCATCAATGCCGGAGGCTCTCTGGGGCAGTTTGCCTTTGCGCCTCTGGTGCAGGCCGCCATCAGTCTTAAGGGCTATACTGGCGGACTGCTGCTTTTGGCGGTTTCTGCGTTGGCGTCCATTGTACCTTCATGGATGCTTTGCCGTCAGACGGGAATGGCGCGGGCTTCTGACAGCCCACTTGCAGCCGGGACGGCCGCCGCCACAAGCGCTGCCAATCGGACGAGCAGTCAGGGTCTCAAGCCGCAGTTGAAAGCAGCCTTTCGTAATCCCAGCTATCTGCTCCTGCACGCAGGTTTTTTTACCTGCGGGTTTCACGTGGCTTTTCTGACTACCCACTTGCCGGGTGAAGTCAGCCTGTGCGGGCACGAGGCTTCGGTTTCGGCCATCAGCCTGTCTCTCATCGGACTGTGCAATATTGCGGGGAGCATCGGGGCTGGCATTCTGGGCAAGTATTTTCGCATGAAGTTTATCTTGTCTGCTCTTTATGCCTTTCGCGCATTGATGATCGCCGTTTATCTCGTTTCGCCCAAGACCGAGCTGACCTTCTATATATTTGCCGTAACTACCGGGTTTACCTGGCTGGCCACGGTCCCCCCCACTGCGGGGATTGTGGGCAAGCTTTTTGGCACGCGCTATCTGGCCACACTTTTTGGGCTGACTCTGTTGACGCACCAGATTGGCGCTTTTCTTGGCGCATGGCTGGGAGGAGTAGCGTTACAATATTCGGGCAACCTTTTGTGGGTCTGGCAGGTAGATATCGCGTTGGCCCTGCTGGCGGCTCTTGTAAATTTGCCAATTAAGGAGGCAAAAGTTGTTCGGACCTAGTGGCATCCGTTGTGATAATATGTAACAGTTACGCAAAAGGATAAAAACAGGAATCCAAAAAAACCACGACATGTCTGGTACTGAGGCATTGCAGCGCTCAAAAATCTTTATAGCGTGTATGTCCAATTCTTTGCGGGCGGAACGATCTCATATTGCATTTGCCAGAAAAAGGCTGTTCCGAAAATCTGATCCATTGGGAGCAATTTTCCGGAACAGCCTTTAGATTGGTAGTGGTAGGTTGCCGTGGCGGCGCTAGCCCAGTAGCATTTCCAGCACGGCATCGGCCAGCAGGGCGGCGGCTTCGGTGACGCGGGGGGCCAGGGGCGGGGCCATGAGAATATCCGTGGTAAAATCGCCCACCAGCACCAGTGCGCCCAAATTTCTCCGGCCCATGGGCGCGCCGCCGCAGCCGCCCATGCCCGACGCGCTGGCAACCCTGTGCCCTGCCAGCAGGGCTCCTTCCACAAACAGGCTTTTGTCATTGGGGTCGTCAAAAGCCTCAATCCAGATGGGGCAGGCTGGCAGCAGGGCGGGCAGGTTGTCTGCCGTGACGTGCAGTTTGTGCGTTGCCACGTCCATATGCGGGTTCAGTTCCAGCAGCAGTTCGCGCAGGGCGTCCACCTTGTGGCGGCCCACGTGGCGCGGCCAGTATTGCTGGCGGTTGAGGTTGGAGGCGTCCACCACGTCGTCGTCCACCAGGGTGATGTGTCCCACGCCGCAACGGGCCAGCATGAGGGCCGCGTTGGAACCAAGGCCCCCAGCACCGGCAATGCCTATGCGGGCACTGAACAGGGCGTCCAGCTGTGCGGGGCTGAAGTAGCGGCCAAGGCCGTCATGCAGAGGATTGGTCATAGTGTCTCCTTGGGGCAGATCTCTGTTGCGCATGTGGAGTCCCAATAGGTTGGAGGCGTTCGCTTTGCTCTGGAATCCTGCGGGCGGTCTGGCCTGCGGAATTGCGCTGGCCTGCGGGATTGCACTGGCCTGCGGGATCGCGCTGGCCTGCTGGATTGCGCTGGTGCTGTGCCGCAGGCGTCGGGCCAGGCCGCTGCCACCCTTTGCCGACGTCGCGGATTCCGGCATCGGCAAAGGATGGGCAGGCGGTTGGCAGGCAGTTAGCAGGCAGTGGCCGGATGTTCCCAGTCCTTGAGCACGGGCTGGTAGCCCATGCCCAGCAGGGCCGAGGTCATTTCTTCCAGGCTGCGGCCGTCGGTGATTTCAAACTGTCCGGGGTTGTGCAGGTCTTCGGTGGCGCGGCCGCCCACGGCCGTGGAAACGCCAGCGGAAACGCGCGTGACCCCAAGGGGCAGCAGGTGGTCGCGCATAAAGGCGCTCTCACGGCTGGAGCAGGTAATGCCCGCACGGGGCAGAAAGCAGCGCAGGGCGGTCACGTACTGCACGAGGTGGCGGTCGTCCAGGGCGTGCGGCACGTCAAAGCTGCCTTCGTGCGGGCAGATGCGCGGTATGGACACGCTGACGTCCATGCCGGGGTAGTGGCGTTGCAGCCACCAGGCGTGCAGGCCCGTGGCAAAGGCGTCCTGCTCGAAGGATTCCAGCCCCAGCAGCGCGCCCACGCCCATGGAGCGCATGCCCGCTTCAGCCGCGCGCTGCGGCGCGTTGAGGCGGAAGGCGTAGTCACGTTTGGGCCCGGCGGGATGCAGCCATGCGTACAGATCGGGATTATACGTTTCCTGAAACATGGTCATGCTGTCCACGCCCGCGTCCACAAGCAGCTTGTATTCGTCGGTGGTGAGGGAGTAGACCTCGATGCCCACAGAGGCGAACCAGGGTTTTATGCGCCGCGCCACATCGGCGATATATTGAGGAGAGGACAGGTGGCGGGCGTCGCCGGTGAGCAGCAGCACATGCTGGAAGCCCTGGTCTGCTATGGCCCTTGCCTCGGCGGCGGCCTCATCCACACTGAGGTGGTGGCGGGGCTGTTTGTTCTTGGCGTTAAAGCCGCAGTAACGGCATTGGTTGGTGCAGACGTCGGAAATGTACAGCGGGGTGAAAATGTGCACCGCCCGGCCGAAAAAACGCAGTGTGAGCTCATGGGCGCGGCGGGCCAGAAGCTCCAGATGCGGGGCGGCGGCTGGGGAAAGAAGTGTCAGAAAATCATCGGGAAGGAGGCTGTGCTTTTCAAGCACGGAAAAAACCTGTTCTTCCGTGGCATTCTGCACGGTCTCGGCCCTTCGTTGCGCGGGCCAGTTCTGCAAAAAATCTTGATATGTTTGCATATGTTTTACCCCCTGGGGGCTGTTTTTACATTAATGATTTTGCGCCAAGGGCAAGGAAAAAGGCTTTTTTACGAAAGGAGTGTACTTTTGCGGTACATGACAAGAGTAAAAAATGGCCTTTTGACGCAGCCAATTGGACAAAAGAATTATTTAGAAACAGTCCCTAGCGCAGAAAGCCCGTAAGCGGGGATGATGCTTCGGCTCCGGCGGCCCTGCCGCGCACAAATCCTGGCCCGGAGAGCCACGCGTTGCGCCCGGCCCGCACAGCCTCGCCAAAGGCGCGCGCCATGACCACAGGGTCGTTGGCCGAGGCTATGGCCGTATTGACCAGACAGGCGGCCGCGCCCATTTCCATGGCTTCGCAGGCTTGTGAAGGCCGCCCGATGCCCGCGTCCACAATGACCGGAAGGTCCAGTTCCTCAATCAGGATGGCGATCATTTCCTTGGTGCGCAGCCCCCTGTTGGTGCCGATGGGCGCGCCAAGGGGCATGATTGCGGCGGCTCCTGCCTCGACGCAGGCACGGGCCACATAGAGATCGGCATTGATGTAGGGCAGTACGGTGAAGCCCTCCTTGGCGAGAGTTTCCGTGGCTTTGGCGGTTTCGTAGCCGTCGGGCAGGAGATGGCGCGTGTCGGAAATGACCTCGATCTTGATCCAGTCGCCGCAGCCAGCAGCGCGGGCCAGTCGGGCGAGGCGCACGGCCTCTTCAGCGTTGCGCGCGCCGGAGGTGTTGGGCAGAAGGCGCATGTGGCCGGGAATGTGCGTCAGTATGTTTTGCGAGGCCTGCCCCGGAGCAGTTCCGTCATTGGGGGAGCCGGGCCTGTCCACACGGCGCATGGCCACTGTGATGACCTGCGAACCGCTGGCCTCGGCCACGGCAGGGATAAGGCTGTCGGCCCCGTATTTGCCGGTGCCGATAAAAAGGCGGCTGGAAAGGCTGACACCGCCCAACATAAAGGAATCATTGGTATTCATGGAGTACTCCGCGCAAAAGCGCTGCTGAAAGATTGCGGTTGTGGAGTTGCGTTTTGCAAACAGGTGGATGCAAGAGGCAGGGCGTCTTTGCGCATATAGATTCTCAAAGACGCGCGCTGGCCCGTTGCAGTGCTGACAGCGCGTATGCCCGCGCCCCCGCCTTCACGGCCAGCGTCTGCCCGCGCAGCCGTCAGAACCCGGCATGCTCAGGACTGGCACACGCTGAACGTGCCCTATCCACCACCCACAAACTGTACAATCTCAAGGCAATCGCCTTCTTGCAGCGTGGTTTGCGCAAAAGTGTCCCTGGCAATGATCTGCCCGTTGCGCTCTACAACCACAGCGCTGGCTTCATACGCCCGCTCTGACAGAAACCGGCTGATGCTGGCGCCTGGCGCGCAGTCCTCGGTTTGGCCGTTAACCACGATGTTCATAAAGAACCTCCATAGGTTACAGGAGCCTGATCCGCGGGGGCGTGGCTGACGGTACCGAGCA
This region includes:
- a CDS encoding MFS transporter, with translation MITMGIRQTVGLFVHPLIGATGMSITEMSMALAIGQLMWGVFQPLFGAWADKRGPLPVLLTGALLLCLGQICTLQAGSFWSMTLAQGVLSPAGAAAGSFSILIGIVAGRLPEDKRSVASGIINAGGSLGQFAFAPLVQAAISLKGYTGGLLLLAVSALASIVPSWMLCRQTGMARASDSPLAAGTAAATSAANRTSSQGLKPQLKAAFRNPSYLLLHAGFFTCGFHVAFLTTHLPGEVSLCGHEASVSAISLSLIGLCNIAGSIGAGILGKYFRMKFILSALYAFRALMIAVYLVSPKTELTFYIFAVTTGFTWLATVPPTAGIVGKLFGTRYLATLFGLTLLTHQIGAFLGAWLGGVALQYSGNLLWVWQVDIALALLAALVNLPIKEAKVVRT
- the thiF gene encoding sulfur carrier protein ThiS adenylyltransferase ThiF, whose amino-acid sequence is MTNPLHDGLGRYFSPAQLDALFSARIGIAGAGGLGSNAALMLARCGVGHITLVDDDVVDASNLNRQQYWPRHVGRHKVDALRELLLELNPHMDVATHKLHVTADNLPALLPACPIWIEAFDDPNDKSLFVEGALLAGHRVASASGMGGCGGAPMGRRNLGALVLVGDFTTDILMAPPLAPRVTEAAALLADAVLEMLLG
- the thiH gene encoding 2-iminoacetate synthase ThiH, translated to MQTYQDFLQNWPAQRRAETVQNATEEQVFSVLEKHSLLPDDFLTLLSPAAAPHLELLARRAHELTLRFFGRAVHIFTPLYISDVCTNQCRYCGFNAKNKQPRHHLSVDEAAAEARAIADQGFQHVLLLTGDARHLSSPQYIADVARRIKPWFASVGIEVYSLTTDEYKLLVDAGVDSMTMFQETYNPDLYAWLHPAGPKRDYAFRLNAPQRAAEAGMRSMGVGALLGLESFEQDAFATGLHAWWLQRHYPGMDVSVSIPRICPHEGSFDVPHALDDRHLVQYVTALRCFLPRAGITCSSRESAFMRDHLLPLGVTRVSAGVSTAVGGRATEDLHNPGQFEITDGRSLEEMTSALLGMGYQPVLKDWEHPATAC
- a CDS encoding thiazole synthase encodes the protein MNTNDSFMLGGVSLSSRLFIGTGKYGADSLIPAVAEASGSQVITVAMRRVDRPGSPNDGTAPGQASQNILTHIPGHMRLLPNTSGARNAEEAVRLARLARAAGCGDWIKIEVISDTRHLLPDGYETAKATETLAKEGFTVLPYINADLYVARACVEAGAAAIMPLGAPIGTNRGLRTKEMIAILIEELDLPVIVDAGIGRPSQACEAMEMGAAACLVNTAIASANDPVVMARAFGEAVRAGRNAWLSGPGFVRGRAAGAEASSPLTGFLR
- the thiS gene encoding sulfur carrier protein ThiS, which codes for MNIVVNGQTEDCAPGASISRFLSERAYEASAVVVERNGQIIARDTFAQTTLQEGDCLEIVQFVGGG